Below is a window of Coregonus clupeaformis isolate EN_2021a chromosome 15, ASM2061545v1, whole genome shotgun sequence DNA.
gcgacagctgcctctgattgggaaccacaccggccaacatagatctatacatactagaatacacatagaaaaagcacaacaaggaatatacacaccctgactcaacatataagcgtcccctgagtcagggcgtgacaaacataAAGTGATAAGAAATCTTATTGACATCTGAGTTAGTACCACTTTTATGATTTTAGTTCTACTGACTGTTGGAGATGGTCAATTTATTTAAGAGTGGCAAGCGGTCAGCAATAATATACCCAGGCCACCGAAAGATGACGTGAACATATGGTTTCTACAAACAACTGGTGAACAGTAGCCTACTGGAGACCTGCCTGGTGTAGTAATTCTAAGTACCGAATCATTTTTGCAAGAGGATCTTGACCTTAACTTCATCGATAGCAAAGGAGCTGTTTACCCAAGAAGTTGGACAGTTTGCTAGAAAGCTCATGCATGAAAGAAAAAAATGCTTGTGAACGTACAGCTCTATTTTATGCGCTATAGATAGTTTATTCGTAAAATGTTCCCACTTGAATTTCCAGCTTCATATATTGGAAAATGTCTGTCTAGGAACATTTTATTTTGATCGCCGCAATCGCAGGTAGTGCAACGAGTgttcaagtaaaaaaaaaatacaaaaaattacttatatataaaaacaaatgttttaaaTTGTTTGAATAGCAATATAATTTTGTCTGGATCCGTTATTGTTGTGTTTATCGTCTGTCGTTGATGTGCACCTCCAGCTTTGATCTGTTTTAATCTAGTTTATATTTTTTCTAAGGCTATAATGATAGGCTGTACTTAAATTATCTTATTAATATTTTGTAAACATAGGCAGGCCTAATATGTTGTATTGCCTCACAGGTGATATGGATTATTACATTTATTTCAGGGTCTTTGTTATACTCTCTGTAATCTTAACTTTCTAAATTGATGCTGCAGGCTATAACGTTAATGTTGTCTGTTGTGTACCTCGTTAGGATGCCTTCTTTTCAGTGGGGCTCAATATTCCAACAGGTTTTTATTTAGTATACAAGCTGAGATACAAATACATGAGCGGTATCAAGCCATTTGCAGTTTCAACTGTAAACGTTACAATCTTTGGTGAATTGATGGAATGTAAAGGGAAGGTGTGAACTGCAGAGATCATGCCTGCTTCTCTCTACACTGCTTAATGTCAACATTTTGTGCCCCTTGCTTTTTGGGGCTACTTTGCTTTAGAAGTCTATTTGAAAAGTGCTTTTTTAATTCCTGGTACATCCCACATGAATAGCAATAGTGAGAAACAAGGAAGGACGTTTATAGAAACAAGCAAGGAATCGGAGATACAAATGACTGCAACTTTCAACCGGCATAGAGGCTGTCTCACAGCACATTATTAGGGTATTAGATGTCACTGCATGAATCTGGACATCTATATTTAGCCATCTAATCTGATTAACCCTCTGCTTGTCTATTTATGATCTTAGGTCATCATAGCATTTTATATAACAGGGGGTTACTCATTTCTTATAGAAGGATTCAGTTGTTATCATTCTAATTAGTTAGGAGAGTGATTGGCAGTAGACAACAGTTTGGAGACAAATGAAGCAAAGTGAGATGATCTATGCAGCAATGATGTGAATGGATATTAAACAGGGACCTGTCTTGTGTCTTTATACCCAGGGGACAGAAGCTCAGGAGGCAGCAGGAACAAAAGGCAAGTGAGCAGGAGCTGCAGTGGATCAACTTGCTTCTCTCTGCCTTCTGCAACCCAGCATGTGAAATGGTGGATGAGAATACGGTGGCAGTCTGTGTCCAACAGACACCTGCTGAAGAGGAGGACAGGGTGCAAGAGGAAGCGGAGGGGAACATGGTGGTGGAAAGGTTGGGTGGACaagggaggtggagggggtgggTGGGGACCCCTTTATGGACCAGGCAGGTACCCCTGAGATGTGAGAGGAGCAGGGTGGACAGATGTGTTGTGGAATTATGCCATTTCTCTTTTTTTTCAAATGTACCATTCTCATTCAAATAATGGGAATGGTACAGAGGTCTCGGGACTGCTTGAGTTGTAGGAGCAATGGAAGATGTATCTACACAAGGTGTAATTATGGGTCTCCAGTGGTAAAGGCTAGTACTATGTTGAATACATGCTAGTAAAGGcctacagtatttatactgaacaaaaatataaacacaacatgcaacaatttcaacgattttactgagtttcagctcatataaggaaatcagtcaattgaaataaataaattaggccctaatctatggatttcacatgactgggcaggggcgcagccatgggtgggcctggtagggcataggcccacccactggggagccagacccagtcaatcagaatacgtttttccccacaaaagggctttattacagacagaaatactcctcagtttcatcagctgtccgggtggctgatctaaaacgatcctgcaggtgaagaagccggatgtggaggtcctgagctggcgtgtttacatgtggtctgcggttgtgaggccggttggacgtacagccaaattctctaaaatgacattggaggcggtttatggtagagaaattaacattcaattctctggcaacagctctggtggacattcctgcagtcagtatgccaattgcatgctccctcaaaacttgagacacctgtggcattgtgttgtgacaaaactgcacgttttagagtggccttttattgtccccagcacaatgtgcacctgagtaatgatcatgctgtttgatcagcatcttgatatgccacacctgtcaggtggatggattatcttggcaaagaagaaatgctcactaacagggatgtaaacacatttgtgcacaacatttgagagaagtaagctttttgtgggtatggaacatttctgggatcttttatttcagctcataaaacatgggaccaagactttacatgttgcctttatattttagtaaactgtagtaaactgttacttttttattaacaTTTAGATTAAATTATGCTTTCTAAATTAATTAAACATCCCATCGCATTATATTTTATAATTTTCCTGTAGCTCTTGTGATGAGTAGGCATATCACAGATGACGTGAGACGGGTAGCGCAGGGACATGCATGCGGCAGCGGATCGGCTCGCGATATTCTGTACATACCGCTTTGACGTAACCACGCGCCATACAGTCGGAAAGGCGGGAGACCGTTGCTTCCGCGTGTGTCAAGAAGTCAAGATGGACGAAAAGTTGATATTGTCCGTTTTTAATTTTCCTGAGCTGTATAATAAAACGTTGCCAGATTACCGCAATGGTGACACAAGATCACTTGCTTGGGGGAGAATCAGCGCATTGACAGCTCTTCCAGGTGAGCTATGGTAGCCTATTTCTACAAATCATCAAGTCACGTTGACACAAATGTTTTAGCTTGCTAGTTGTAAGCAAGCTGACTTGTTTGTCAAGTTTGTTTATATTATATGTTTTCAATCACGTGAGTAGCATATGAGTACGGTGAGTTAACAGCACCTCACTGCAAGAACCGCGTGAATCGTATTGTAGTCAATGGGGAGGCAGCGGCCGACGAAGTCGTGAGCGCAGCGCAGACGGCAGACACCGCCGCACAGGGAGGGACTTTTTTTTCCGTTCCCAACAGCTCGATGAGACACGAGTAACATTACTTGAGGCATCGTATTTTCCACGATTAATGACATTAGCTACCAATTAATCACTGATAGAAAAAATGTCGAAGTAGCCTGTGGACATTTTGATATCAAATGGAGAGCACTACAAATTAGTACCAACTCAATGGTAGATCCTTCTATTTAGTTTATAAGTAGGAACCCGATGAGGCTCCATCAATGGGATAGAAAGAGGTGTTCAATCACCTCTTAACGTTATCTGAATATTTTTTTCAATAAATAGTTATATTCATAGTACTTTAGAAAGATTATTTAGTGTGGTCAAATATTCTGCATGTTTAGCTTGTTCGATATCAAATGCATAAAACAATATATTATTTTGAgtatgatgaatctatattgatTTATCCCTTTAGCTGAAGAGTGCAAAAGGAAATGGAAGAATCTGAGAGACCGATACTTCAAGGAAGTACGACAGGAGAAGAGGATTAAGGAGGAAGCAGGGGAGCTCACCCCCAGCCGATGGAAATACAGACAACTTCTGATCTTTCTTCAACCATTCATTAAACCCAGAAACAGCAATGTGGACCCTGCCAACCTGGAAAGCCCTGATACAATCAATAAAAGCACACAGAGTGAAATAGAACCTGTCAAAACACTCAACACAGCCCTGGAGAACGACATGAAAACCCCTAGCACCCAGGTTGGCACCATGTCACAGCTAGCTTTTGTGACCCAGCTGTCCCCAGGGCAACAAGGAACCCAGATGGCCCAGCTGTCTTTTCTGGCCAAGCTTCCACCAGGCACCCAGATATTCCCAGGGCCCCAGACATCTGCAGCGCTCCAGTCATCAACATACACAACCAGGAAGAGGCCTCAGACAAGACAACCTGCTTCACCATGTTCCTCAACCACTCCCTCTAAGCGCTCCGCTAAGAACAGGAGGCTGCTGGCCAAAGAGAAAGATCTCAGATCAGATTCCACGATCCCTAACCGGCAGTGTGACGAGGATGAGATGTTTCTCCTCAGCTTCGTTCCTGCTTTGAAGAGGCTTGCCCCACAAAAAAGATGTGAGACCAAAATGAAGATCCAACAGATTATGTATGAGGCCGAGTTTAGTATGGATCAACCAGTGACTGTCAATGACCCACCGGTGACAGTGTCCCTAGATCAGCCAGTGACAGTGTCCAAAGAACTGCCAGAGCAAGAGACGTCGTAACTCATTAATTATTGTAGGTCGACAGGGGTTGTTCTCAGGAGGTTTAGATATTCTTTCTTTTGTCCGAAAGTATtttttctaaaatatatatatttttaaatctcTCTCCTAATGAACATGAAGAGGCAAGTTATTCATGTTCTGTTTTTGGAATATCGCATTTTTGGTGGTATCAGAGGTACAACAAATaaccaaatatatatttttttacagatGATCTAATTTTG
It encodes the following:
- the LOC121582361 gene encoding uncharacterized protein LOC121582361, producing MHAAADRLAIFCTYRFDVTTRHTVGKAGDRCFRVCQEVKMDEKLILSVFNFPELYNKTLPDYRNGDTRSLAWGRISALTALPAEECKRKWKNLRDRYFKEVRQEKRIKEEAGELTPSRWKYRQLLIFLQPFIKPRNSNVDPANLESPDTINKSTQSEIEPVKTLNTALENDMKTPSTQVGTMSQLAFVTQLSPGQQGTQMAQLSFLAKLPPGTQIFPGPQTSAALQSSTYTTRKRPQTRQPASPCSSTTPSKRSAKNRRLLAKEKDLRSDSTIPNRQCDEDEMFLLSFVPALKRLAPQKRCETKMKIQQIMYEAEFSMDQPVTVNDPPVTVSLDQPVTVSKELPEQETS